The Glycine max cultivar Williams 82 chromosome 12, Glycine_max_v4.0, whole genome shotgun sequence genome window below encodes:
- the LOC102665299 gene encoding mitochondrial import receptor subunit TOM6 homolog has protein sequence MFPGMFMRKPDKAAALKQLKSHVVMFQAWVVVIQVTPYVLHFLSTEKEELKLELYLLTLPRQRYLPRLFSIVLFCSEKLWKYL, from the coding sequence ATGTTTCCAGGAATGTTCATGCGCAAGCCAGACAAAGCTGCAGCACTGAAGCAGCTGAAATCTCACGTGGTCATGTTCCAGGCATGGGTTGTTGTTATTCAGGTCACCCCTTACGTTCTTCACTTTCTCAGCACCGAGAAAGAGGAACTTAAGCTTGAGCTTTACCTTCTCACTCTTCCTCGGCAGAGGTACCTTCCTCGTTTATTCTCAATTGTCTTATTTtgtagtgaaaagttatggaaatatctttaa
- the AAPT1 gene encoding aminoalcoholphosphotransferase isoform X1 — MGYIGTHGVAALHRYKYSGVDHSYVAKYVLQPFWSRFVNFFPLWMPPNMITLMGFMFLLLSALLGYIYSPQLDTAPPRWVHFAHGLLLFLYQTFDAVDGKQARRTNSSSPLGELFDHGCDALACTFEALAFGSTAMCGRTTFWWWLISAITFYGATWEHYFTNTLILPVINGPTEGLMIIYICHFFTAIVGAEWWVQQFGKSLPFLNWLPYLGGIPTFKAILCLMIAFGVTPTVTCNVSNVYKVVKGKNGSMPLALAMLYPFVVLVGGVLVWDYLSPSDIMGKYPHLVVIGTGLTFGYLVGRMILAHLCDEPKGLKTGMCMSLMFLPLAIANVLASRLNDGVPLVDERLVLLGYCAFSVTLYLHFATSVIHEITNALGIYCFRITRKEA, encoded by the exons ATGGGTTATATTGGGACTCACGGTGTTGCAGCTCTGCACAGATATAAATATAGTGGAGTAGATCATTCCTATGTGGCCAAATATGTACTACAACCCTTTTGGAGTCGCTTTGTTAATTTTTTCCCCCTATGGATGCC TCCAAACATG ATAACTCTTATGGGATTTATGTTCTTACTACTGTCTGCATTGCTTGGTTAT atATACTCCCCACAATTGGACACAGCTCCTCCAAGATGGGTTCATTTTGCTCATGGACTACTTCTGTTTTTATACCAG ACATTTGATGCTGTTGATGGGAAGCAAGCTAGACGAACAAATTCCTCAAGCCCATTGGGGGAGCTCTTTGATCATG GGTGTGATGCACTTGCTTGCACA TTTGAAGCATTGGCTTTTGGGAGCACAGCCATGTGTGGAAGAACTACTTTCTGGTGGTGGTTAATATCTGCAATTACATTTTATGGTGCAACCTGGGAGCA TTATTTCACCAATACACTTATACTGCCTGTTATAAATGGGCCTACAGAGGGTCTTATGATAATATACATCTGTCACTTTTTCACTGCTATCGTGG GTGCTGAGTGGTGGGTTCAGCAATTTGGAAAGTCTTTGCCATTCTTAAATTGGCTTCCTTATCTTGGGG GAATCCCGACATTCAAAGCTATATTGTGTTTAATGATAGCTTTTGGTGTTACACCAACAGTCACATGCAA TGTTAGTAATGTTTACAAGGTTGTGAAGGGAAAGAATGGAAGCATGCCACTTGCATTGGCAATG CTTTACCCATTTGTTGTACTTGTGGGAGGAGTGCTTGTGTG GGATTATTTGTCACCATCAGACATCATGGGGAAATATCCACATTTAGTTGTTATAGGAACAGGACTTACTTTCGGATATCTTGTG GGGAGGATGATTTTGGCACACTTATGTGATGAACCTAAGGGTCTGAAAACTGGGATGTGCATG tCCCTCATGTTTCTCCCATTGGCCATTGCCAATGTACTTGCATCCAGGCTAAATGATGG GGTTCCTTTAGTAGATGAGAGACTAGTTCTTCTTGGTTACTGTGCATTTTCAG